One window of the Rhodothermales bacterium genome contains the following:
- a CDS encoding RNA polymerase sigma-70 factor — protein MTPSAFQNFFREMYPQAVRFAQSRLGDRQQAEDIVQDVFVRMWENRRRIATDRSPKAYLFKLVANAIIDHYRHEKVKQRHAEHMLAGGPALTPAHDPTQEEDILRAIDDLPEKESTVFRLNRFAGMTYAETARYLGVSQKTVEKHMSRALARLGTSLRDFLVVLIALLTLAVAGAAHGQDRTAEFAASSVDIQLEGMSLRDALSAVAARTGAGLVFDDAMVESRMVGPHCSTCPLKELMRDVLAPHGLAFELMGGPVIVVVRGRGLQLTGRVVDAETGESLPLAQVWTGSTGGVADEDGWFSLTVPADGATHLTVSYMGYEHRMVRVEPGNLGTIALRPRTIVVGEVTVIAEPVIPVSGDGSGARLMRGGTMDRIPTIGGDDPLLAMQMLPGMDNTGERAGEMFIRGATPRTNLVTWDGIPVFSADHFFGMISTFSPQAVGEVKTYPRGVPAHLGGRAGTVVELASPSGLGHPQLLAHSSVLVSGASVRIPLGPRMGGWISARRSTPAIEQQTAYSSFFDKAIGEEFEANRPGFTFSDVSARLDVLAAARHHVSFSLHTSDDGLDRNTSDVFRQLELVNEQTEEEEEENENRGRGQGRGRGGDDDDDDDGEEDSDADDDEGDAEFVETVVTERERTNNDWSLTGAALNWTANWAAGAPMHVQVTRSRSRSSYAADLSELAADTLAFSAVEDRRHSIEQQAIRVRQELPSALGSTTVGAFFEGSRSRFAASTVFNTVNAFDSTSVRDMTLAGGHVAQEMRHGPVRLQAGIRLTRLSTNGAWYTAPRVAADVALTGRLSAQVFWGQYHQYMLRSLDSDILVERRDSWALVDAGQDPARSRQAGASLEMSGRAWSLSADVWRRTSLGVPVLPEATPRADVRPFNGDETHTLGMDVGGQVRISGVVALVSYTYTESEARSPAFPGLGWFRSLSERPHAVKGVVSAPVGPVTVGVSYSLASGRPVGVLLDPRRFVSADGSQLLGSAAASLDGEQLPPYRRLDVDVEWTGRIGGLNMAAAVSAVNVLDRQNVRYRRIVTEGTSVLLRDVTMLGFTPTASLRIGLNRP, from the coding sequence ATCATTACCGGCACGAGAAAGTGAAACAGCGTCACGCCGAACATATGCTTGCAGGAGGGCCCGCCCTGACGCCGGCCCACGATCCCACGCAGGAGGAGGATATCCTGCGTGCCATCGATGACCTGCCCGAGAAAGAAAGCACCGTGTTCCGCCTGAACCGGTTTGCCGGAATGACCTATGCCGAGACGGCCCGCTACCTTGGCGTATCCCAGAAAACCGTGGAAAAGCACATGTCACGCGCCCTGGCCCGTCTGGGCACGTCGCTCCGGGACTTCCTGGTGGTGCTCATCGCGCTCCTGACGCTGGCCGTGGCCGGCGCGGCACACGGTCAGGATCGGACGGCGGAGTTCGCCGCATCCAGCGTGGATATCCAGCTTGAAGGCATGTCGCTTCGCGATGCCTTGAGCGCGGTGGCTGCCCGGACGGGTGCGGGTCTTGTTTTTGATGATGCGATGGTGGAATCCAGGATGGTCGGCCCGCACTGTTCGACCTGTCCGCTCAAGGAATTGATGCGTGATGTGCTCGCGCCGCATGGTCTCGCCTTCGAACTCATGGGTGGCCCGGTCATCGTCGTCGTGCGTGGACGGGGCCTTCAACTCACAGGCCGTGTCGTGGATGCCGAAACCGGGGAGTCGCTGCCGCTCGCCCAGGTCTGGACGGGATCCACGGGAGGGGTCGCCGACGAGGACGGGTGGTTCTCGCTCACGGTTCCGGCGGATGGAGCGACACATTTGACGGTCAGTTACATGGGATACGAGCACCGGATGGTCCGGGTGGAGCCGGGAAACCTGGGCACGATCGCGCTCCGTCCACGCACCATCGTGGTGGGTGAGGTGACGGTGATTGCGGAGCCCGTCATTCCCGTCTCCGGGGACGGCTCCGGGGCGCGACTCATGCGCGGCGGAACCATGGACCGCATTCCGACCATTGGCGGCGACGATCCGCTGCTGGCCATGCAGATGCTCCCGGGCATGGACAACACGGGCGAACGGGCCGGTGAAATGTTCATCCGCGGGGCCACGCCGCGCACGAACCTCGTGACGTGGGATGGGATACCGGTATTCAGTGCCGATCATTTTTTCGGAATGATTTCCACGTTCTCACCGCAGGCCGTGGGCGAGGTCAAGACGTATCCCCGGGGCGTCCCGGCGCATCTGGGGGGACGCGCGGGCACGGTGGTCGAACTGGCCTCTCCGTCCGGGTTGGGGCATCCCCAACTCCTGGCGCATTCGTCCGTGCTCGTGTCCGGAGCCAGCGTGCGCATTCCGTTGGGTCCGCGCATGGGGGGATGGATTTCGGCACGCCGGTCCACGCCCGCCATTGAACAGCAGACCGCCTACAGCTCCTTCTTCGACAAGGCCATCGGCGAGGAATTCGAGGCGAATCGGCCGGGCTTCACGTTCAGCGATGTGAGCGCCCGGTTGGACGTGCTGGCTGCCGCGCGGCATCATGTCTCGTTCAGTCTCCATACGAGTGACGACGGTTTGGACCGCAATACGAGTGACGTCTTCCGGCAGTTGGAACTGGTGAACGAGCAGACCGAGGAAGAGGAGGAGGAAAACGAGAATCGCGGGCGTGGACAGGGCCGCGGGCGCGGCGGCGATGACGATGATGATGATGACGGAGAAGAGGATTCGGACGCGGACGACGATGAAGGCGATGCGGAATTCGTGGAAACGGTGGTTACCGAGCGCGAGCGCACGAACAACGATTGGAGTCTGACCGGTGCGGCGCTCAACTGGACGGCGAATTGGGCGGCCGGCGCGCCCATGCATGTGCAGGTGACCCGGTCCCGGTCCCGGAGCAGTTATGCCGCTGACCTGTCTGAACTGGCCGCCGATACACTGGCGTTCTCGGCCGTGGAAGACCGCCGGCACTCCATTGAGCAACAGGCCATTCGCGTGCGGCAGGAACTGCCGTCGGCACTGGGCAGCACGACGGTCGGGGCATTTTTTGAGGGGTCCCGTTCCCGGTTCGCTGCCTCCACGGTGTTCAACACGGTGAATGCGTTCGATTCGACGTCGGTCCGGGACATGACGCTGGCCGGCGGGCATGTGGCGCAGGAAATGCGTCATGGACCGGTACGACTGCAGGCCGGCATCCGGCTCACGCGTCTTTCGACAAATGGCGCCTGGTACACCGCTCCGCGCGTGGCCGCGGACGTTGCGTTGACGGGCCGCCTGTCGGCGCAGGTATTCTGGGGCCAGTATCATCAGTACATGCTCCGGTCCCTCGACTCCGATATCCTGGTGGAGCGCCGGGACAGCTGGGCGTTGGTGGACGCCGGACAGGATCCGGCCCGCTCGCGTCAGGCGGGGGCCTCGCTGGAAATGAGCGGTCGCGCGTGGAGCCTTTCGGCCGACGTCTGGCGCCGGACCAGTCTTGGTGTTCCTGTGCTCCCGGAAGCCACACCCCGGGCGGATGTCCGTCCGTTCAACGGGGATGAAACCCATACGCTGGGTATGGACGTGGGCGGCCAGGTGCGAATTTCGGGCGTCGTCGCGTTGGTTTCCTACACGTACACGGAGAGCGAGGCCCGCAGTCCGGCGTTTCCCGGGTTGGGTTGGTTCCGATCGCTGTCCGAGCGGCCCCATGCCGTGAAGGGCGTGGTATCGGCGCCCGTGGGGCCGGTCACGGTCGGCGTGTCGTACTCGCTGGCATCGGGTCGGCCCGTTGGCGTACTGCTCGATCCACGGCGATTCGTTTCTGCGGACGGGTCCCAACTCCTGGGCAGTGCCGCGGCATCCCTGGACGGCGAGCAGCTGCCGCCGTACCGCCGACTGGATGTCGACGTGGAGTGGACGGGTCGGATAGGCGGCCTGAACATGGCTGCCGCCGTGTCCGCCGTGAATGTCCTGGACCGTCAGAATGTGCGCTACCGGCGCATTGTCACTGAAGGTACATCGGTGCTCCTGCGCGATGTGACCATGCTTGGCTTTACGCCCACGGCCTCACTCCGGATTGGACTCAACCGGCCATGA
- a CDS encoding FecR domain-containing protein, which translates to MNMNEYNPTEQELLARLFDGSLSDADRNALRTRMRLDADLASTVRTVERLAAIIPPVDTGLVQQAVTEDDTRAAWKRVEARIGRGLDIGLGHPVATLYRLRWVAAAAAVLVVAVALSVVLRPASTPDWETVLAARGEIRTVVLDDGSTVTLNADSRLEHAVSEGADPRVVRLDGEARFEVASDGRAFVVETTEARVRVLGTQFTVRARGEATAVAVHEGRVAVEAGSDARELTRDEAVEVRAGAPVRVLPPDVARSADDWTRGMLTFQRVPLTRALVDVERRFDVEIALTGSWTGSESVSGSFPDQDVREVLDSLCRIYACEVRERSAAAGPGYDLAR; encoded by the coding sequence ATGAACATGAACGAATACAACCCTACAGAGCAGGAATTGCTGGCGCGACTCTTCGATGGAAGCCTGTCGGACGCCGACCGGAATGCCCTCCGGACGCGCATGCGCCTGGACGCCGACCTGGCTTCGACCGTCCGGACCGTCGAGCGCCTGGCCGCCATCATCCCGCCGGTGGATACGGGTTTGGTTCAGCAGGCCGTCACGGAGGACGATACCCGAGCCGCCTGGAAACGGGTCGAGGCGCGGATTGGACGTGGACTGGATATTGGGCTTGGGCACCCGGTTGCCACCCTGTACCGGCTTCGGTGGGTGGCGGCGGCCGCAGCCGTCCTGGTCGTGGCGGTCGCGTTGTCGGTCGTGCTCCGGCCTGCATCCACGCCGGACTGGGAAACCGTACTGGCTGCCCGGGGCGAGATCCGGACCGTCGTGCTGGATGATGGGTCCACCGTGACGCTCAACGCCGACAGTCGATTGGAACACGCGGTGTCGGAAGGAGCAGATCCGCGGGTCGTGCGCCTGGACGGGGAAGCGCGTTTCGAGGTGGCATCCGACGGTCGGGCCTTCGTGGTGGAGACGACCGAGGCACGCGTTCGCGTCCTGGGCACGCAGTTTACGGTGCGAGCACGGGGCGAGGCGACCGCTGTGGCCGTACACGAGGGGCGTGTGGCGGTCGAAGCGGGATCCGATGCCCGGGAATTGACCCGGGATGAGGCTGTTGAGGTCCGCGCTGGCGCTCCGGTACGCGTATTGCCTCCGGACGTGGCCCGCTCGGCCGATGATTGGACCCGCGGCATGTTGACGTTCCAACGCGTCCCCCTCACCCGGGCACTGGTGGACGTGGAACGCCGATTCGACGTGGAGATTGCCCTCACGGGGTCATGGACCGGGTCTGAATCTGTTTCAGGATCCTTCCCCGATCAGGACGTCCGGGAGGTCCTGGACAGCCTGTGCCGCATTTACGCGTGTGAGGTCCGGGAGCGTTCAGCCGCCGCCGGGCCCGGGTACGACCTGGCTCGGTAA
- a CDS encoding nuclear transport factor 2 family protein, whose amino-acid sequence MHALNLLLPLFFAAVTLSPAPISPDHPADPELDAAYAEMSRTVQEGDFEGYSALYHPDAVLVNKLSGESYPIASALAGWKPGFDATRNGQMKASVEFRITQRLADATTAHDTGIFRYVSQSGTAEPQVALIHLESLFVKKDGAWLMVMEYQKSVATEAEWEAASAD is encoded by the coding sequence ATGCACGCACTCAACCTGCTCCTGCCCCTGTTCTTTGCCGCGGTGACGCTTTCTCCGGCCCCCATCAGCCCAGACCATCCTGCCGACCCGGAACTGGACGCGGCCTACGCCGAAATGTCCCGAACCGTCCAGGAAGGCGATTTCGAGGGCTATTCCGCTCTCTACCATCCGGATGCCGTGTTGGTGAACAAACTTTCCGGCGAATCCTACCCCATTGCATCGGCCCTTGCCGGTTGGAAGCCTGGGTTCGATGCGACGCGCAACGGCCAGATGAAGGCCTCGGTGGAATTCCGGATAACGCAGCGCCTTGCCGATGCGACGACGGCCCATGACACCGGGATTTTCCGATACGTTTCGCAATCCGGCACCGCCGAGCCCCAGGTGGCCCTCATCCACTTGGAGTCGCTGTTCGTGAAAAAGGACGGCGCCTGGCTCATGGTCATGGAATACCAGAAGAGCGTGGCGACCGAAGCGGAGTGGGAAGCCGCCTCAGCCGACTGA
- a CDS encoding PadR family transcriptional regulator, protein MPPPKQLSRADEVLLLCIAVLGDDAFSTTIRAELQERAGKKVTVGSLWVSLDNLSERGLLRKRSVPNETRKGGRPRVYYRVTPRGIRALQRAREFQERLWKGVPDLEG, encoded by the coding sequence ATGCCACCACCCAAACAACTCTCCCGCGCCGATGAGGTGCTGCTCCTGTGCATTGCCGTGCTGGGAGACGATGCCTTCAGCACCACCATCCGGGCCGAACTGCAGGAGCGGGCGGGCAAGAAGGTGACCGTCGGCAGCCTGTGGGTATCGCTCGACAATCTGTCGGAGCGGGGGCTGCTACGCAAACGCAGCGTCCCGAATGAAACCCGTAAGGGTGGACGGCCGCGGGTGTATTACCGGGTCACGCCGCGAGGCATCCGCGCGTTGCAGCGCGCAAGGGAGTTCCAGGAGCGGCTTTGGAAGGGGGTACCGGACCTGGAAGGCTGA
- a CDS encoding helix-turn-helix transcriptional regulator: MMNNKFVGSDADVLAELGRRVERLRLDRNWTQEQLAREAGVSRPTVERMEAGASGSMTSFVRVLRALDRLEALDDVVPVPDVRPMEVLQEGAPKRRKRARPPGPADEASSASAWTWGDEE, from the coding sequence ATGATGAATAATAAATTTGTGGGTTCGGATGCCGATGTGCTGGCGGAGCTCGGCCGTCGGGTGGAACGCTTGCGACTGGATCGTAACTGGACTCAGGAACAGCTGGCCCGGGAGGCCGGCGTATCGCGCCCGACCGTGGAGCGCATGGAGGCGGGGGCGTCGGGCAGCATGACGTCGTTCGTCCGGGTGCTCCGGGCGCTCGACCGGTTGGAGGCGCTGGACGACGTGGTGCCTGTGCCGGACGTGAGGCCCATGGAGGTACTCCAGGAAGGGGCCCCGAAGCGACGAAAGCGCGCACGGCCACCGGGACCGGCGGATGAAGCGTCGTCAGCGTCCGCGTGGACCTGGGGCGATGAGGAATGA